A region from the Polaribacter sp. Hel1_33_78 genome encodes:
- a CDS encoding aminotransferase class III-fold pyridoxal phosphate-dependent enzyme: MNYAQQKITIAEAEKILFDLFNIKGTASSLPGYVDFNFRIKIENEESYILKISRVEENKKYLEYQQHLLQFIEHSGEKLIAPKAVTDKNNNLISEIKDRFGKTRCARLLTWVSGKVWSAVNPQSADLRCSIGTQCGILTKALQGFTHPEAHYNFEWDIAQSLWTKKHLHLFEAPEKEILMLFQHKFEAYQPSYTSLRKSIIHNDPNDNNIIVTNNLLQPKAKAAIDYGDAMHTQTINDLAILCAYGTMGHHDPLEAALAFIKGYHCSFPLLEKELAHLYNAVAMRLVIIVTRAAMSKIEEPDNEYLWISEKPAWEVLYKWHEISDDFAHFSFRNACGFSAHPNETEFEKWSQNNTFKLSELFPSINRNEIHHLDLSVSSTFPGHQQEFNNLDLFQFKIDQLQKEVPNKILAGGYLEPRNLYTSAEYDTVGNYGKQSRTIHLGIDFWLPENTPVHALFDGEVVVAVDDAGNKEYGGLVILKHRQQNFSFYTLYGHNTVKSVLKHQIGDTIKKGEQISILANYPENGNWAPHLHFQVMLSLLDYKTDFPGVGYFNETDVWKSLCPNPNLLFKIDGFKENLIPVSNEILAFRKQHLGKGMSLQYKTPLHIVKGTNQYLIDAVGRKYLDTVNNVAHVGHENFKVVKAGQNQMALLNTNTRYLHENINTLAKEILETLPKELSFLHFVNSGSEANELAIRMVKTCTNCDEIMASEHGYHGNTNGTIGISSYKFDGKGGKGKPKNTHIFPIPDAFRGKYRGEHTADKYAREVQFLIDEIHQQNKKVGGFIIEPIISCGGQIELPKEFLQQAYKKVKKAGGLCISDEVQTGIGRMGKTFWGFQLHDVVPDIVTIGKPLGNGHPIAAVACTKEVAEKFANGMEFFNTFGGNPVSCAIGTEVLREVKRENLQENALNVGAFLKSEFIKLSHKFPIIGNVRGQGLFLGIELVDIDLNPLAEQTDYIINRMKKHGILMSSDGPDHNVIKIKPPLTFTKENAKEILFYIKKVFNEDFIKNKH, translated from the coding sequence ATGAATTACGCTCAACAGAAAATAACCATAGCAGAAGCAGAAAAAATTCTTTTTGACTTGTTTAATATCAAAGGAACTGCATCTTCTTTACCCGGTTATGTTGATTTTAATTTTAGAATTAAAATAGAGAATGAAGAAAGCTATATTCTAAAAATTTCTAGAGTTGAAGAAAACAAAAAGTACCTAGAATACCAGCAGCACTTATTGCAATTTATTGAGCATAGTGGTGAAAAATTAATTGCTCCAAAAGCGGTTACAGATAAAAATAACAATTTAATTTCTGAAATTAAAGATCGTTTCGGCAAAACGCGTTGTGCACGTTTACTCACCTGGGTTTCTGGAAAAGTTTGGAGTGCTGTAAATCCGCAATCCGCAGATTTACGTTGTAGTATTGGAACGCAATGTGGTATTTTAACAAAAGCATTGCAAGGTTTTACGCATCCGGAAGCGCATTATAATTTTGAATGGGATATTGCCCAATCTCTTTGGACAAAAAAGCACCTACATTTATTTGAAGCTCCTGAAAAAGAAATATTAATGCTGTTTCAACATAAGTTTGAAGCCTATCAACCCTCCTATACCAGTTTAAGAAAAAGCATTATACACAATGATCCAAATGACAATAATATTATTGTTACCAATAACCTATTGCAACCAAAAGCAAAGGCAGCAATAGACTATGGAGATGCCATGCATACACAAACCATCAATGATCTAGCAATACTCTGTGCCTATGGTACAATGGGTCATCATGATCCTTTAGAGGCGGCTCTTGCATTTATAAAAGGCTATCATTGCTCTTTTCCTTTGTTAGAAAAAGAATTAGCTCATTTATACAATGCCGTTGCTATGCGGCTTGTAATTATTGTTACCAGAGCTGCCATGAGTAAAATTGAGGAACCAGACAATGAATATCTATGGATTAGCGAAAAACCAGCTTGGGAAGTACTATATAAATGGCACGAAATTTCTGACGATTTTGCCCATTTTAGTTTTAGAAATGCATGTGGTTTTTCTGCACACCCGAATGAAACTGAATTTGAAAAATGGTCACAAAACAATACGTTTAAATTATCAGAACTTTTTCCTTCAATAAATAGAAATGAAATCCATCATTTAGACTTAAGTGTTTCTAGTACTTTTCCCGGTCATCAACAAGAGTTTAATAATTTAGATCTATTTCAATTTAAAATTGACCAATTACAGAAAGAAGTTCCAAATAAAATTTTAGCGGGTGGTTATTTAGAACCAAGAAATTTATATACTTCTGCAGAATATGACACGGTTGGTAATTACGGTAAACAAAGCAGAACAATTCATTTAGGAATTGATTTTTGGCTACCAGAGAACACGCCAGTTCATGCGCTTTTTGATGGTGAAGTTGTTGTTGCTGTTGATGATGCTGGCAATAAAGAATATGGAGGTTTAGTAATTTTAAAACATCGTCAACAAAATTTTAGTTTTTACACCTTATATGGACATAATACTGTTAAAAGTGTTCTAAAACACCAAATTGGCGATACCATTAAAAAAGGAGAGCAAATATCAATTTTAGCCAATTATCCTGAAAACGGAAATTGGGCACCTCATTTACATTTTCAAGTAATGCTATCTTTATTAGATTACAAAACAGACTTTCCTGGAGTTGGGTATTTTAACGAAACTGACGTTTGGAAAAGTCTATGTCCTAATCCGAATTTGTTATTTAAAATTGATGGTTTTAAAGAAAATTTAATTCCTGTTTCTAATGAAATTTTAGCTTTTAGAAAACAGCATTTAGGCAAAGGCATGAGTTTACAATACAAAACGCCATTACACATTGTAAAAGGTACTAATCAATATTTAATTGATGCTGTTGGACGCAAATATCTAGACACCGTAAACAATGTAGCACATGTTGGTCATGAAAATTTTAAAGTTGTAAAAGCAGGTCAGAATCAAATGGCCTTATTAAATACAAACACCCGTTATTTGCATGAAAACATCAATACACTAGCGAAAGAAATTCTCGAAACTCTCCCCAAAGAATTGTCATTTTTACATTTTGTAAATTCAGGAAGTGAAGCAAATGAGCTCGCTATTAGAATGGTTAAAACGTGTACAAATTGTGATGAAATTATGGCTAGTGAACATGGGTATCATGGAAACACAAATGGTACGATAGGTATTTCTTCCTATAAATTTGATGGAAAAGGCGGAAAAGGAAAACCTAAAAACACGCATATTTTTCCAATTCCTGATGCTTTTAGAGGGAAATATCGAGGAGAACATACTGCAGATAAATACGCACGAGAAGTGCAATTTTTAATTGATGAAATTCATCAACAAAACAAAAAAGTTGGTGGTTTTATAATAGAACCTATTATTTCTTGTGGCGGACAAATTGAATTACCAAAAGAGTTTTTGCAGCAAGCGTACAAGAAAGTAAAAAAGGCGGGTGGTTTGTGTATTTCTGATGAAGTACAAACTGGCATTGGAAGAATGGGAAAAACTTTTTGGGGATTTCAGTTACACGATGTCGTGCCTGATATTGTAACTATTGGAAAACCATTAGGAAATGGGCATCCAATTGCAGCTGTTGCTTGTACAAAAGAAGTCGCAGAAAAATTTGCAAACGGCATGGAATTCTTTAATACCTTTGGCGGCAACCCTGTTTCTTGTGCCATTGGCACCGAAGTTTTACGCGAAGTAAAAAGAGAAAATCTACAAGAAAATGCATTGAATGTTGGTGCGTTTTTAAAATCTGAATTCATAAAATTATCTCACAAATTTCCAATTATTGGAAATGTTAGAGGCCAAGGTTTGTTTTTAGGAATTGAATTGGTAGATATAGATTTAAATCCGCTTGCAGAACAAACAGATTACATTATCAATAGAATGAAAAAACATGGAATTTTAATGAGTTCTGATGGTCCAGATCATAACGTCATCAAAATAAAACCTCCACTTACATTTACAAAAGAAAATGCCAAAGAGATACTTTTTTACATAAAAAAAGTTTTTAATGAAGACTTCATAAAAAATAAACATTAA
- a CDS encoding alkylphosphonate utilization protein, with amino-acid sequence MSLQQDLQTRSGNQCELCASTNNLSIYDVKPSITGGGGVDGSLLACETCSIQIDNVDDTDANHWRCLNDSMWSECRAVKVVAWRMLSRLRNEGWPKDLLEMMYMEDDDLRFAKESGDHLDDSEKIIHRDANGSILQAGDSVVLIKDLKVKGSSLVAKQGTAVRRISLDHENAKYIEGKVGPTQIVIITDYVKKMAEKE; translated from the coding sequence ATGAGTTTACAACAAGATTTACAAACTAGAAGTGGAAACCAGTGCGAATTGTGCGCGTCAACAAATAATTTATCAATTTACGACGTAAAACCATCAATTACGGGTGGAGGTGGAGTTGATGGAAGTTTGTTAGCGTGTGAAACTTGTAGTATCCAAATTGATAATGTTGATGATACAGATGCAAATCATTGGCGCTGTTTAAACGATTCTATGTGGAGTGAGTGCAGAGCTGTAAAAGTAGTTGCTTGGAGAATGTTGTCTCGTTTAAGAAATGAAGGTTGGCCAAAAGATTTGTTGGAGATGATGTATATGGAAGACGATGATTTACGTTTTGCAAAAGAATCTGGAGATCATTTAGATGATAGTGAAAAAATCATTCACAGAGATGCTAATGGCTCTATTTTACAAGCTGGAGATTCTGTGGTTTTGATTAAAGACTTAAAAGTAAAAGGTTCTAGTTTAGTCGCAAAACAAGGAACTGCGGTAAGAAGAATTTCCTTAGATCATGAAAATGCTAAATATATAGAAGGTAAAGTTGGTCCCACGCAGATTGTAATCATCACTGATTATGTAAAGAAAATGGCTGAAAAAGAGTAA
- a CDS encoding amidohydrolase family protein — MRKIHLILVLCLFSLSVLSQKKETKDSKKWDVNNPHKDWKYNTFNLKTTEGTWMNLDVSPDGKTIVFDLLGDIYTMPISGGTSTILRSGLAYEVQPRFSPNGKYISFTSDAEGGNNIWVMTADGKNAKAITKEKFRLLNNAVWTPDGKSLVARKHFTSSRSVGAGEMWQYPLSGSAGLQITKRKNDQQDVNDPSVSPDGKFLYYAEDMYPGGFFQYNKDPNKQIYVINQYNFQTGKTERITGGPGGAARPVVSRDGKLLAFVKRVRTKSVLYIHELETGKEWPIYEHLSKDQSEAWAVFGVYPHFAWMPDNKDLIVWAQGKINKINIETKQISNIPFQVNQEIKLAKTHRVKRKVFEENFTSKMIKNAQTSPDGKTLIFTSLGHIYKKELPEGTPARITTLSDFEAEPSFSSDGKSVLFVTWNDEKLGAIYKVNLDGSGLEKITKEKGIYRTPASNSDGSKIVYRKESGNGDQGFDYTKKTGIYIANADGTSPKRVSKNGEFPAFSSDDKRIFFQTGGSFFGGLTKKLKSIDLNGKEERSHFSSKLANRLVPSKDNKFVAFIHLHKLFVAPFVMNGSEINVDQNTKSFKVESLSKNAGINLHWSANNKKIHWTLGDEYFSKSIVNNTTNPFAKTNLTTDKATGIKINLKEKSDIPEGRIAFKNARIITMDGNEVIEDGTIIINKNKIEKVGKTSIITIPSDAKVFDMNGKTIMPGMVDVHAHVGAFRNGLSTQKHWQFYANLAFGVTTSHDPSVHTAAAFTLEELQRSGQLVGPRLFSTGFILYGAEGDFKAVVNSLEDARFAIARTKAFGAKSIKSYNQPRREQRQQIMQAAKELSVNVVPEGGSNFYSNMSMIFDGHTGIEHNIPVNPVYKDVLSLWKNSKTGYTPTLIVNYGGMNGEMEWYQKSNVWENKTLLKYTPRYVVDARSRHRIMIPEEEYQNGHILTSETVTALADEGVKVNLGAHGQLQGLGAHWELWMLQQGGLSNHEALKAATINGAGYIGVADELGSLEKGKLADLIIMDKNPLENIKNSNSVIYTMVNGRLYDVNTMNEIGNYKTKRSKFYFEMDGYNQGVPVNMKTNSFTTPTCSCH, encoded by the coding sequence ATGCGTAAAATTCACTTAATACTTGTTCTATGTTTATTTTCACTGAGTGTTTTATCACAAAAAAAAGAAACTAAAGATTCCAAAAAATGGGATGTAAACAATCCTCATAAGGATTGGAAGTACAATACTTTTAATTTAAAAACAACTGAAGGAACCTGGATGAATTTAGATGTTTCTCCAGATGGAAAAACCATTGTTTTTGATTTGCTAGGTGATATCTATACAATGCCTATTTCTGGCGGAACAAGCACCATTTTACGTTCAGGTTTAGCTTATGAAGTTCAGCCCAGATTTAGCCCTAATGGAAAATATATTTCTTTTACAAGTGATGCTGAAGGTGGTAATAATATTTGGGTAATGACTGCAGATGGTAAAAACGCAAAAGCTATCACAAAAGAAAAATTCAGATTATTAAACAATGCTGTTTGGACACCAGATGGAAAATCTCTGGTTGCAAGAAAACACTTTACCTCATCACGCTCTGTGGGTGCTGGGGAGATGTGGCAATATCCACTTTCTGGATCAGCAGGGTTGCAAATCACAAAAAGAAAAAATGACCAACAAGATGTAAATGATCCCTCTGTATCTCCAGATGGTAAATTTTTATATTATGCTGAAGACATGTATCCCGGAGGATTTTTCCAATACAACAAAGATCCAAACAAACAGATTTACGTCATTAATCAATATAACTTTCAAACAGGAAAAACAGAAAGAATTACGGGCGGCCCAGGAGGAGCTGCAAGACCAGTAGTTTCAAGAGATGGTAAATTATTGGCCTTTGTAAAACGAGTGAGAACAAAGTCGGTTTTGTATATTCATGAATTAGAAACTGGCAAAGAATGGCCTATTTATGAGCATTTAAGTAAAGATCAAAGTGAAGCTTGGGCTGTTTTTGGGGTATATCCTCATTTTGCTTGGATGCCAGACAATAAAGATTTGATTGTTTGGGCACAAGGAAAAATTAATAAAATTAATATTGAAACAAAACAAATTTCAAATATTCCTTTTCAAGTAAATCAAGAAATAAAATTAGCTAAAACACATCGTGTTAAAAGAAAAGTTTTTGAAGAAAATTTCACTTCAAAAATGATTAAAAATGCGCAAACTTCACCTGATGGAAAAACACTTATTTTTACTTCTTTAGGGCATATTTATAAAAAAGAACTGCCAGAGGGAACACCTGCAAGAATTACAACTTTATCTGATTTTGAAGCTGAACCTAGTTTTTCTTCAGATGGAAAATCAGTGCTGTTTGTAACTTGGAATGACGAAAAATTAGGAGCGATATACAAAGTAAATTTAGATGGTTCGGGTCTAGAAAAAATTACAAAAGAAAAAGGGATCTATAGAACTCCTGCTTCTAATAGTGATGGTTCTAAAATTGTGTACAGAAAAGAATCTGGGAATGGAGACCAAGGTTTTGATTACACTAAAAAAACAGGAATTTACATTGCAAACGCAGATGGAACGTCACCAAAAAGAGTATCAAAAAATGGTGAATTTCCAGCTTTTTCTTCAGATGATAAAAGAATATTCTTTCAAACAGGAGGTTCGTTTTTTGGAGGATTGACAAAAAAATTAAAAAGTATTGATTTGAATGGTAAGGAAGAAAGAAGTCATTTTTCATCCAAATTAGCCAATAGATTAGTACCCAGCAAAGACAACAAATTCGTTGCTTTTATTCATTTACATAAATTATTCGTTGCTCCTTTTGTGATGAATGGAAGTGAAATTAACGTAGATCAAAATACAAAATCTTTCAAAGTAGAAAGTTTGTCTAAAAATGCAGGAATCAATTTGCATTGGTCCGCAAATAACAAAAAAATACACTGGACTTTGGGTGATGAATATTTCTCAAAATCTATTGTAAATAATACTACTAATCCTTTTGCAAAAACAAACTTAACAACGGATAAAGCCACTGGCATTAAAATTAACTTAAAAGAGAAATCTGACATTCCTGAGGGAAGAATTGCTTTTAAGAATGCACGAATTATTACGATGGATGGGAATGAAGTGATTGAGGATGGAACGATTATCATCAACAAAAACAAAATAGAAAAAGTTGGTAAAACAAGTATTATTACTATTCCTTCAGATGCAAAAGTATTTGATATGAATGGAAAAACCATTATGCCAGGAATGGTAGATGTACATGCTCATGTTGGTGCTTTTAGAAACGGATTAAGCACTCAAAAACATTGGCAGTTTTATGCAAATTTAGCTTTTGGCGTTACTACTTCTCATGATCCTTCTGTTCATACAGCAGCTGCTTTTACCTTAGAAGAATTGCAAAGAAGCGGTCAACTAGTGGGACCGCGACTATTTTCTACAGGATTTATTTTATATGGTGCAGAAGGCGATTTTAAAGCTGTTGTAAATAGTTTAGAGGATGCGCGTTTTGCAATTGCAAGAACCAAAGCTTTTGGCGCGAAATCTATTAAAAGTTATAATCAACCCAGAAGAGAACAACGTCAGCAAATTATGCAAGCTGCTAAAGAGCTAAGCGTAAATGTAGTTCCTGAAGGTGGCTCTAATTTCTACTCAAACATGAGTATGATTTTTGATGGACATACCGGAATTGAGCATAATATTCCTGTAAATCCAGTGTATAAAGATGTCTTATCACTTTGGAAAAACAGTAAAACTGGTTATACTCCTACTCTAATCGTAAATTATGGAGGAATGAATGGAGAGATGGAATGGTATCAAAAAAGTAATGTATGGGAAAACAAAACACTTTTAAAATATACACCAAGATATGTGGTTGATGCCAGATCTAGACATAGAATTATGATTCCTGAAGAGGAATATCAAAACGGACATATTTTAACTTCGGAAACGGTTACTGCTTTGGCAGATGAAGGTGTAAAAGTAAATTTAGGTGCACATGGCCAATTGCAAGGCTTAGGTGCGCATTGGGAATTATGGATGTTACAACAAGGAGGATTGAGTAATCATGAAGCCCTAAAAGCAGCTACTATAAATGGTGCTGGCTATATTGGTGTTGCTGATGAGTTGGGTTCATTAGAAAAGGGGAAATTAGCAGATTTGATTATCATGGATAAAAATCCTTTAGAGAATATTAAAAACTCAAATTCTGTAATATACACAATGGTGAATGGACGTTTGTACGATGTAAATACCATGAATGAAATTGGAAATTACAAGACAAAAAGAAGCAAATTTTATTTTGAAATGGATGGTTATAATCAAGGAGTGCCTGTAAATATGAAAACCAATAGTTTTACAACGCCTACTTGTAGTTGTCATTAA
- the obgE gene encoding GTPase ObgE, with product MTEGNFVDYIKIYASSGKGGQGSVHLHREKFITKGGPDGGDGGRGGHIILRGDKNMWTLFHLKFKRHFRAEGGGAGSASRSTGHDAEDIYIDVPLGTVIRDADTDEIILEITEDQKEVILLKGGKGGLGNWNFKSSTNQTPRYAQPGIDGLDGWFRMELKLLADVGLVGFPNAGKSTLLSVLTAAKPKIADYAFTTLKPNLGIVEHRNHQTFVIADIPGIIEGAAEGKGLGHRFLRHIERNSALLFLIPADSDDINKEYEILLNELKKHNPELLDKDRLLAISKTDMLDDELKAEIRAELPKGVNTIFISSVAEIGLQELKDKLWDMLN from the coding sequence ATGACTGAAGGAAATTTTGTCGATTACATAAAAATATACGCTTCCTCGGGAAAAGGCGGACAAGGTTCTGTGCATCTTCACAGAGAAAAGTTTATTACCAAAGGTGGACCTGATGGTGGAGACGGTGGTCGTGGAGGACACATTATTTTGCGTGGAGATAAAAATATGTGGACGTTATTTCATCTAAAGTTTAAACGCCATTTTAGAGCAGAAGGTGGAGGGGCAGGAAGTGCAAGTAGAAGTACAGGTCATGATGCAGAAGATATTTATATTGATGTTCCTTTAGGCACAGTAATTAGAGATGCTGATACTGACGAAATTATTTTAGAAATTACGGAAGATCAAAAAGAAGTAATTTTATTAAAAGGAGGAAAAGGTGGTCTTGGAAACTGGAATTTTAAATCATCTACAAATCAAACACCTAGATATGCACAACCTGGTATTGATGGATTAGATGGTTGGTTTCGAATGGAATTAAAGTTATTGGCTGATGTTGGCTTAGTTGGTTTCCCAAATGCCGGAAAATCAACTTTATTATCCGTTTTAACAGCTGCAAAACCTAAAATTGCAGACTATGCTTTTACAACCCTAAAACCAAACTTAGGAATTGTAGAACACAGAAATCATCAAACATTTGTAATAGCAGATATTCCTGGAATTATTGAAGGTGCTGCAGAAGGAAAAGGATTAGGTCATCGTTTTTTAAGACATATAGAACGTAACTCTGCCTTGTTATTTTTAATTCCTGCGGATAGTGATGATATCAACAAAGAATATGAGATTTTGTTGAATGAACTAAAAAAACACAATCCTGAGTTATTAGATAAAGATAGATTGTTAGCCATTTCTAAAACAGATATGTTAGATGATGAATTAAAAGCAGAAATTAGAGCGGAGTTGCCAAAAGGTGTGAATACCATATTTATATCATCGGTAGCTGAAATTGGCCTACAAGAATTGAAAGATAAACTTTGGGATATGTTGAACTAA
- a CDS encoding DUF456 domain-containing protein produces MDIFLILIGLVFLILGIIGSFLPVLPGPLTSWIGLLLLYMTKIIPLDWTFLGITLAIAAFIWGFDYFIPAIGTKHFGGTKYGVYGTTIGLIIGLLSPIPFGMLLGAFFGAFFGELIHDSKDTDRALKASFGAFVGFLASATIKFSIAAVYLVLFLGKVWEYKSEFF; encoded by the coding sequence ATGGATATTTTCTTAATACTAATAGGACTTGTATTTCTAATACTAGGGATTATTGGTTCATTCTTGCCCGTTTTACCCGGACCTTTAACAAGTTGGATAGGCCTATTGCTATTATACATGACAAAAATTATTCCTTTAGATTGGACATTTCTAGGAATCACTTTAGCCATTGCTGCATTCATATGGGGCTTTGATTATTTTATTCCTGCCATCGGAACAAAACATTTTGGAGGCACAAAATATGGGGTATATGGCACCACAATTGGTTTAATTATAGGATTGCTATCACCGATTCCTTTTGGAATGTTATTGGGTGCTTTCTTTGGTGCTTTTTTCGGAGAATTAATACACGACAGTAAAGACACCGATAGAGCTTTAAAAGCTTCATTTGGTGCCTTTGTAGGTTTTTTAGCTTCTGCTACTATTAAATTTTCAATAGCCGCAGTGTATCTAGTTTTATTCTTAGGAAAGGTTTGGGAATATAAAAGTGAATTCTTTTAA
- the ade gene encoding adenine deaminase has protein sequence MNVKGNIVDILNKRIFKGEVIIENGNISAIREVNHAVENYILPGFVDAHIHIESSMLVPSEFAKIAIVHGTVATVSDPHEIANVLGVKGVDFMIENGNKVPLKFNFGAPSCVPATSFESAGAVINADDIKLMMENPNIKYLAEMMNYPGILFDDTEVLKKIQHAKNNNKPIDGHAPGLRGDDVSKYIAAGISTDHECFTYEEALEKLQKGMKVLIREGSAAKNFEALIDLLPVHFENMMFCSDDKHPDDLLLGHINQLCERAVAKGIDVFKVLQAACVNPVKHYNLEVGLLQKGDAADFILVDNLKEFNVLETYINGELVAKNGESFVQSVPFDVLNNFDTDTKKVEDFRFASSSEKIRVIEALDGELVTNEIAADSLIIDGNLVSNTATDILKMTVVNRYENDAPAIAFIKNFGIKEGAIASSVGHDSHNIIAIGVSDEAICKAVNLIIENRGGVCAVNASEEKIVSLPVAGIMSDKSAEEIGKAYAALDTMAKQMGSTLRAPYMSLSFMALLVIPSLKLSDKGLFDGTKFKFTSLEIE, from the coding sequence ATGAATGTAAAAGGGAACATTGTAGATATTCTTAATAAAAGAATTTTTAAAGGTGAAGTGATTATAGAAAATGGAAATATTTCGGCTATCCGAGAAGTAAATCACGCAGTAGAAAATTATATTTTACCGGGTTTTGTAGATGCTCATATTCATATTGAAAGTTCCATGTTAGTGCCCTCTGAATTTGCAAAAATTGCTATTGTACACGGAACGGTAGCTACGGTTTCTGATCCGCATGAAATTGCCAATGTTTTGGGCGTAAAAGGAGTTGATTTTATGATTGAAAACGGAAATAAAGTTCCGTTAAAATTCAATTTTGGAGCGCCAAGTTGTGTGCCTGCCACTTCTTTTGAAAGTGCCGGTGCTGTAATTAATGCTGATGATATTAAATTGATGATGGAAAACCCAAATATCAAATATTTGGCAGAAATGATGAATTACCCGGGTATTTTGTTTGATGATACGGAAGTATTAAAAAAAATTCAACATGCAAAAAACAATAATAAACCCATTGATGGTCATGCTCCAGGCTTAAGAGGAGATGATGTTAGCAAATATATTGCTGCAGGAATTTCTACCGATCATGAGTGTTTTACCTATGAAGAAGCTTTAGAAAAATTGCAAAAAGGAATGAAGGTACTAATTCGTGAAGGGAGTGCCGCAAAAAACTTCGAAGCTTTAATTGATTTGTTGCCAGTACATTTTGAAAATATGATGTTTTGTTCAGATGATAAACATCCTGACGATTTGTTGTTAGGGCACATTAATCAATTATGTGAACGCGCAGTTGCCAAAGGAATTGATGTTTTTAAAGTGTTACAGGCGGCTTGTGTAAATCCTGTAAAACATTATAATTTAGAGGTTGGTTTGTTGCAAAAAGGAGATGCTGCCGATTTTATTTTAGTTGATAATTTAAAAGAATTCAATGTTTTAGAAACCTACATTAACGGAGAATTAGTTGCTAAAAACGGAGAAAGTTTTGTGCAGTCTGTTCCTTTTGATGTTTTGAATAATTTTGATACTGATACAAAGAAAGTAGAAGATTTTAGATTTGCATCGTCATCCGAAAAAATTAGAGTCATTGAGGCTTTAGACGGAGAATTGGTGACGAATGAGATAGCAGCAGATTCTTTAATTATAGATGGAAATTTAGTTTCAAATACGGCCACAGACATCTTAAAAATGACGGTTGTAAATCGATATGAAAATGATGCACCAGCAATTGCTTTCATTAAAAACTTCGGAATTAAAGAAGGTGCCATTGCAAGTTCTGTAGGGCATGATTCTCATAATATTATTGCCATTGGAGTTTCTGACGAAGCGATTTGCAAAGCTGTAAATTTAATTATTGAAAATAGGGGAGGCGTTTGCGCCGTAAATGCATCTGAAGAAAAAATTGTTTCCTTACCAGTAGCCGGAATCATGTCAGATAAATCTGCTGAAGAGATTGGAAAAGCTTATGCAGCATTAGATACAATGGCAAAACAAATGGGAAGCACATTGCGCGCGCCTTATATGAGTTTGTCTTTTATGGCACTTTTGGTAATACCGTCTTTAAAGTTAAGTGATAAAGGATTGTTTGATGGCACCAAATTTAAATTTACTTCTTTGGAAATAGAATAA